A segment of the Caballeronia sp. Lep1P3 genome:
CCCCCAGCGCTGCGCCGACTAGCTTGCTCGCGCGTAAGCCGGTCGCATAGCCAAAGTCCAACAGGAACCTTAAGCGCTGCGCGGCCGGTACGCTCCAGCCGTACGACCATTCGAGGCCGTCGGCGATTGTCCGCAGCAGCAGCCACTCGCCTTCGGTAAAATCGCGCGTCACGTCGAGGCCCGGTCTCACGGCGCCGCGCACCTTGACGCCGGCGAATGGATTGGCGAGGACGTAGCGCTGCTCGACCAGCCAGCGGAACAGCGCCGCCAGCACAGTCAGCGCGTACGCTGCCGACCGCGTTGATAAGGGACTACTGAACGGTCGCCATTCACCGCTGTGACGCGGTCGTGCCGGACCGATCCAACGCTCGCGCGGCGCCGGCCGTCTCAGGAAGCCACGATACGCAATTGCATCGTCGGTGGTCAGCGACGACGGTGCGCAGCCGCGCTCAACGATCGCCCAAAGAATCAGGCGTTCCGCCTCCTTCCGATAAGCGCGCTGCGTGGCGCCAGACTCGTGAAGGGACAGCCAGAATTGCACCGCTTCATAGTCATTCGACGCTTTGAGCAGGCAGACGTGCTGCGGCGCGCGAAACTGTCCATGCGAGCCGTCCACCTCGTGCGGCACGCGCAATTGCTCCCAAGGGACGATCGGCCCCGAAGGCGTGCCGACGACAAGTGCGCGAGCGCGCTCGGTGAGCGCCGGGTGCGAGGCAAAGAACGCTTCGACGCAGCGCGCCCCAGCCGTGCCGAGACCGGCAATCGCGACCCACCAGCGGCGCCGGCGCGGGATCCGTACGGTCAACTCGGCCAACGTCCGAATCCCGTGCGCCTGCAGGGCGGCCGCCACGCGCGGCGGCAGCCAGGCGTCGATGTCGTCGGCGATATGCGGCTCAGGCGGTGACAGGCTGCGCAGTGTCTCGATCGCGCGTGCGGCGGTTTCCGGCAACACGTGCGATCGCTCGGCGAACACCCGCGCCAGATCGGTGCGATGACGGTTTGTCGCGAATGCGATCAGTCTTCGACGGATTTGGCCGAGCACGCCGCGCGAAGACGCCCCCGGGATCTTGCGGTCACCCAGGTAACGCGCGACGGCGGCTCGGGCGGCAAGGCCCGCATACCAGCCGCGCAGGGCGGCCAGTTCCGCATCGTCGGGGAAGGAGCCGGGCCCGGTCTCACGCGTTTTCATGCTTACCACTTTAGTCTAAATTTGCGGCTGGCCCGATAAGAACAATTGAACTAACCCGCTGCGCGGGAGAAGGCGGTCGGCCAGCGGCATCGGCTCCGGGACGGTTGACGAGGCATTTCCGTTCGGGTGGGACCATGGCAGTGCAGTTTGCTGCCACGACCATTCCCAGCGGAGTCCACCATGACACCCCTTCGTCAACGCATGATCGAGGATATGCGCATTCGCAACCTCGCCGCCAACACGCAGCGCGCTTACCTCCAGCAGGTGAGCGCCTTTGCCCAGCACTTCGGGCGTTCCCCTAAACTACTGGGCCTAGAGGAGGTGCATGATTGGCAAGTGCACCTGATTGAAGTCCAGCGGCGCTCGTCCAGCACGCTGGTGGTGGCCACTGCAGCGCTGCGCTTCCTTTACAACGTCACGCTCAAACGCGACTGGTCAGTCAACGAGATCCCCATGTCGAAGACACCGCGCAAGCTGCCGATGATCCTCAGTCAGGAGGAGGTCAGCCAGTTTCTCGAAGCGATCCGCAGCGTCAAGCATCGTACGGTACTGATGGCAGTCTACGCCGGAGGTCTACGTGTCTCGGAGGCCACCCGGCTGAAGGTCAGCGATATCGATAGCGAACGCATGATGCTGCGTGTCGAACAGGGCAAGGGACACACCGACCGCTACGTAATGCTTTCGCCACGGCTGCTGCAGATACTGCGCAATTACTGGTGCATTGGCCGGCCCCAGTGCTGGTTGTTTCCCGGCCGCTTCCTGGATCAGCCCGTGGGTACCGACGTGATACGGCAGGCGTGCGAGGACGCGCGCCGTCGCGCCGGCATCAGCAAGCCGATCACGCCGCACTCTTTGCGTCATGCGTTCGCCACACACCTGCTCGAGTCCGGCACCGACGTGCGCACCATCCAGTTGCTGCTTGGTCATTGCAGCCTCGTCACCACCCAGCGTTATCTGAAGGTCGCAACCAGCACCGTCTGCGCGACGACCAGTCCGTTTGATCGACTCCCTCAGCAACTTACTACGCTTATCTGCCCCGAGCCGTCGTCCACCAACGACTGAGCGCAATGATGCGCGCCGCGCTGGAAGTTGCGGACGTTCTGCGTCGCCACGGCCCCACCTATCGGGAAGTGCATGCCGACTCGCTTAGCCGCGAGCAGTATCGCGTCATGACCGCGATCGAGCAATGTCGTACCGCCGCGTTGGGTGGTCACGTTGAACAATGCGACAGCTGCGGTCATCAACGCATCGCCTATAACTCTTGCGGTAACCGGCACTGTCCGAAGTGTCAGTCGCTCGCCCGCGCGCAATGGCTTGAGGACCGCCAGGCTGACGTGCTGCCCGTGCCGTACTTCCACGTCGTCTTCACGCTTCCGGAGAAGATTGCGTCGATCGCCTTCCAGAACAAGCGGGTGGTCTACGATCTCCTATTCCAGGCTACCGCCGAAACGTTGCACACGATCGCAGCCGACCCACACCATCTTGGCGCGACGATTGGTTTCATCGCGATCCTGCACACGTGGGGGCAGAATCTTGTGCATCATCCCCATCTGCACTGTGTCGTCCCGGGCGGTGGCCTCGCTCCCGACGGCAGCCGCTGGGTGGCGTGCAAGCCGGGTTTCTTCTTACCCGTGCGAGTGCTTTCGCGTCTGTTTCGGCGACTATTTCTCGAGCGGTTGGAGCATGCTTTCGACATGGGCGAGCTGCGGTTCTTCTCCTCGCTCGCGCCCCTCGCCGAACGCGGCGAATTTGCTCACTATCTTGCCGGTGCGCGGCACGCCGAATGGGTGGTCTACGCGAAGGAGCCGTTTGGCGGCCCGGAGCAGGTCCTCGATTATCTCGGCCGCTACACTCACCGCGTGGCGATCTCCAACAACCGCCTCGTTGGTTTGACCGACGGACACGTCACGTTCCGCTGGAAGGACTATCGTCATCCGGGCCGGCCACGCTTGATGCGCCTGGACGCCCACGAATTCATCCGACGCTTCTTGCTGCATGTGTTACCTCGCGGGTTACAACGCATCCGTCACTATGGGTTGCTCTGCAATCGCCTGCGTGAGTCCCGGTTGAGCGTGTGCCGCCATCTGCTTAACGTCGAGCCCACCAGCGACACTTGCAGCGCGCCCGAACCCGACTATCGCGACCGCTACGCGAAACTCACAGGTCGCTCGCTCCATGACTGTCCTGTGTGTTCGCGCGGGCGCATGCTGTGCATCGAGCGCTTGTTACCCGGCGCACCACCGCGAGCACCGCCGGCGAATCCCCGATGAATCTCGACCCGCTCACCTCCAACGCCGGTTCCCGCGCGTCCCGCCGAAGCCGCTGGACTCGCTCGGCCAGACGTCGCCCACCGTCGCCTGAGGCACCCCGCGTCGCGTGTTCATCGCTTGCGTTGTTCGGATTTCCCTTTCCCAAACACGGCCGAGAACCGTTCGTCCCGGACGCTGCGAATACTGTAGTCGTAAACATCGCATCCGCACTTCGATTCAATACCCATAGCGCCACCGTCTGCGGAGCGGCTTAGCTCAAAGAATTCTTAACGAAGCACAGACGGCCGGCACGTCGTGCCAATGCGAATCCTTTGCGCCGTCTGTACTTCGTTAAGAATCCTCTGCATTATCGGGCCGGCCGTCATTGTTGGCCGCCCCCTTCAACCAAACAAAAAAAAGGAATAAGAGCGGTGATCGGAACCCTGACGCGAGGCTTGGATATCGCGCCGTACCCGCCGATTCCTTCGACCGGCACCGCCTCGCCGAAGACTGGTACCGGCTATATGCCCGGACTTCAAGCTTCAAGTATTTCTACGAGGGCAGTGCCCGAATAGATATCGGGCGCGGCCGGGTATGGACCAGCGTTTTAGCGCCAGTGGCGAATTGAGATTGGTCAAGCAGGCGCTTCCCAGTAGGGACGTTGTCAGTGCGTACGCGGCAGGAAGCGCCATACGAGAAGGACGAGCGCGAGCACAGCAGGAATCCAGTTCAGACTAGTCGGTACGCGTTCGCGATGTGCATAGCGCTTATCCATCATAGCCGCGATCAGATCCTGGGGAGCACGCAAGCGGCAATACTCGAATCCGACTTGCTTCGCGACCGATGATAGATACTGCCCACGTAACTCGGACAGCTCTTCGTGACTTTCGCCGACGCCGCGCGCACGGGATTGCGCGGGCACTTGAATTACTTCGTCGGCACGCCAGTAGCCGATGGGTTTGCCATTCCGGTCAGTCCGCGGAATGGGCACGGGCTGATCGCCGCCGACGCCGATGAGCCACCCTTTCACTTGTTCGCGCGGGATATCGCGCACACGCTGATCCCCGGGCAAAACAGGCGGCGCTTCCTGTCCGTCCGTGAAAAATAGAACGCTCGCGTCATGCCCCACGCTCGTCGCGGTGCGCACGGCTGAGTAGACGCCGCCTTCGGCCACGCGGCTCCAATTGGTCCAGCGCATGTCGCCGCCTATACGGTTCAGCGAAGCGAGCAACGCATCGAAGTTGCCGCAGACTTCTATGGGCGGGACGAGAAGCAAGGTGCTCTGCCCGGTGAAGATGCTCCAGCCGAGCTTCGATCCGCACGGCAAGCGCTGTAGGCCCTCCCGCACGGCCGCGCGCGCAAACTCAAGCCTGCTGACCGGAGCGCTTCCGATGCCGACGTCCTCGACATCCATGCTCTGCGTGATGTCGAATGTGACGATGTAGCTAAATACGTTGCGCTGGAACATCACACCCGGCATCCAGACTGCAGCGGCGAGCAAGGGCACGGCGGCAACGACCGCCCAGTTTCGCCATAGCAGGAACGCGCGCATCGCTGCGGCAGTACTCATGGCAGGTCGTCGCTTTGCGCGCCACGCACCTTCACGGCAGATCGCTTCTTCACATCGAGATCCTCCTGATCGCCAGGCGATTCGGGCGCGAGCCACAGCGCGCGCTCGAGGTTGTAGCGCGCGTCCCAGTCTTCCGGTGCCAGCCGTAGCGCCGCGCGATAGCGCTCCTTGGCTTGTTCGAGCAAAGGCAACGAGCGAATCGGGCCTGCAGCGTCGGGGCCGGCCGCTTCGCGCAGGTCCATGTTGCCCAGATCGAACAGTGCGACGGCCTGTATTACCCGGTCGTCTTCTTGGGTGATGAGAGGATCAAAGATACGTTGTGCATCGTTCGGTCGCCCCGCCTTCGAAAGCGACACCGCCTGCGCGAGCCGTACTTCAAGCGCATCATCTTGCGTAGTCGATCCTTCGGGTTTCGCGGCTCTCACCGCCGAGGCAATCGCTTGCGCGTGTCGAAGCATCGCCCAGTCATAACACGCCATCGCGGCAAAGAAGCAAGTCGCCGCTGCAAAGGCGAAGTGAACCGCGTTGCGCTTCATCACCAGCTCCGTACCTGAACGAACCGCAGCCCAAGCAGAGCCGCGCAGGCTATCAAGGCGACGGCGAAGCAAGCCGCGCTTAAGTCCTGCCGTGGCAGGCGTTCCTCAAATGAAATGAGCGAATTGTGCTGTTTGTCGATCTCCGCCATCGCGGCGGCCATTGCCGTCGCGTCTTCCGCCTGATAGAGCCGGTACGGCGATGCGAGTCCCAGAAAATAGCGATGCAACTCTGCTTCTTCGGATCGGTCATCGGCGGGTGAGCGCTTTGTGAGGTCGGGACTGTACAGGCCGCTTCGCAGATACACGAAGTACAGCGCGATGCGATTGCGCGCCAGCCCACTGGCGATCGCTGCGCGCGCGTCAGCATCAAGATGTGCGCCGCCATCGGAGACCAGCACGATGGCGCGGCGGCCGACATAGCGACTATCGCCATCGAATTGTCGAGTCGCGGCGATAAGCCCTCGGTCGAGCCGGGTGTCAGGCGTGCCTCGGCCGATCCCGGTGCCAGCAAGCGCGGCGTCGATGATCCGATGATTCGCCGTGAAGGGCACGGCAAGGATTGGGCTGATGCCGAACATCATGAACGCAAGACGGTCGTCTCGCCGTTCGGCGACGAAGCGTTCAAGCGAATGGCGCGCCACCGCGTTCTTGGACTGGCCGCTCGACTCGATAACGGGCGTCTTCGACATGACGGCGTCCATGCTCGCGCTACGGTCCATCAGAATGAGGATCTCGGACGCTGTGCTGATTCGCACGACATGCACGTTCATGCGACCGGGACCGGCAAGCCCCGCAATGATCGCAAGCATCGACAACATCGCGCACAAGCGGCGGAGCCGTTCGATCAGCGTGCCTAACGTGTCGTGCGGCAGCCAGTCGATAAAAGAATAAGCAAACGCCTCAGACCGATTCGACATCAAGGGCAAGAAGGAGAGCGGTAAAAGAATCAGGAGCCAGGGACGGAGAAAGTCGACAGACATGGCGGTCATTGCTTCCTTTCGGCGCGATACAGGGTCCGTGCGAATTCGCGCAACGGAAAGCGCGCCGGAGCGCTATCGTGGACGAAGAAGCGCTGCTGCGAACTTGAATAAAATACCTCAAGCTCAGTTTTGAACTTTTCAAGCCAAGGTGCGCGTACAAGGAGCGGATAGAGCGAAGCCGCATGCACCACCTCTCCGGCGGTCTCATTGAACGCGTGATGCAAGGCGCGCCAAGCCTGGTCGTTCGTGTCGATATCATCCGTATTCAGTGTGCATACGGCCTGCCATGCGCGGGCGAAGGGAAGCCGTCGCGCGTCCTCGCGTGTGCGCCACGACCACCACGCCATCCAGCTCAGCAGGGTGACCAACAAAAGCGCCAGCATCGCCATGATCCGGTGCCGTGTCTCCACCTGGTTCTGAGGCGTGACGATACGGTCCGGTCTCAGCGGCTGAAGATCGCCCGCGCGGAACGACGCAGGCGGCGTCAAAGTGCCGATGCTGATGGGCCATGCGGCCACCCGCAACGTGCCTCCTGTTGTCGCCCTGAGATCGAACGCGGGCACCTCGGCCTGCGTGAGCCTCTCGGCGGCGTTGATGATCTGATAGTCGATGACCATCCATGGGCGGCCCTGCGCGTCCTTCTCAATGTGAGGCTGACGGCGTTCGAGCCACACGCTGACGCGTCCCGTCGATGGCGGGGGAATGTCGCGCACTTCGTGGCCGTCAATGGAAAGCAGCACGCGTTGAGTCAACACGTCGCCCAGCACATGGCCGAACGCGCGAGGTTGCTGGACGGTGGCGTCGGCGGATGGTTGCGGCTGAGCCTGGCATGGCCGCGCAAGCGCGACCGTCATTAGGACAAAGGCCACGCTCAACGCTCGCAGCCGGCCCGCTCTCATGGGGTGGTTTCCAAGAAGTGGCGGGATAGCGCCTCCGCATCGAACGCGCCCTCGACAAAAAAGGGATATGCCCCGCTTCTGCCAAATGCGGCTTTCAGTTCCGCGCGGCGTCTGGCGACGTTCTCTTGCCACTGTTGCGCCAAGCGCGGACGCAACCACAGCGCGCGCTGGCTGCCGGTCTCCATGTCGCACACTGGCAGAAACCTGCCGGCGACCGGCGGCTCGATTTCGGCCTTGTGCCAGATGACAATCGGCACGACTCGGGCGCGGACCAAGCGTTCCATGGCCGCATCCAGCCGGGTAAGGGGCCAGTGGAAGTCCGATACAAAGAAGACGAGGCCGCGACTACCCGCAAGACGGTCGAGCGTGCACGCAACAGCCGCATCGCCACGCATTGTTTGCGGCAACTCGATGCATTGGCGCAACAGCGCCGCCATTTCGTCGCCGACCACACGGCCATGCCTCGCTGGCACGAACAGGTCCTCCCGCGCATCGTGATCGAACGCCAGCATGCCAACTTGATCGCCCGCCCTGAATGCGCTGTACCCCAACGCCTGGACAAAGTCAGCGGCGAGATCGAGTTTCGTGCCGCCGGTGCCGAAGCGCATCGAAATGGACACGTCTACGACCACCTGCACCGGCACAGCGACGCGCTGCAGATGAAGGCGCACGAGCCATTGCTGCGGCACCGCGCGCAGGCTTGCGCGCAGATCCAGACGGCGTGGATCGGGATGATCGAACAGGCGCGCGTGCATGGCAAACTCCTGCCCTGCGCCGAAGCTTGTTCCGGGATGGGAGCCGGGTCGGAAGCCTTTCGCTCGTCCCGGCAGCCGGTAGTGGAATTCGACTGGATCTTTCATGACTTAAGGTACCGCGACCCTCTGCACGATCATCGCGATCAATGCCTCGGAGAGTTCATGGCGCCGCATTTCATACACTGGTGTGAAGAACACCCGATGACCGAGCGCCGGCAAGAGCACGCGATGCACATCTTCGGGCAGCACATCGAGCCGTCCGTCCAACCATGCGTTGACGCGCACCGCGCGGACCAGCGCGCTCATGCCACGCGCACTTGCGCCGGCAAGAATCAGCCGCTCCATATCGACGCCATCGAGTTCGATGCCAAAGCGCTGCGGCGTTTCCGTCGCTTGCCAGATGTCAAGCACATACTTCTCGATGCTCGGACTCAGGGTCACGCTGCGCTGGATCATCGCGCCAATGTCGTTGAGCCGCGCTGCATCGATCACGGCCTCGGGCACGCTTTGCAGGAGCGTATCGACATCATGGAAGGCCGGATCGAAAACCAGCGCGCGGCGCACTTCACGAGCCGAAGGCGTCGGCATGTTGAGTTCGAAGAGGAAGCGATCGCGTGCGGCGGAAGCCAGTTCGAAGGTCTCTTCCTTCTCGACCTTGTTGCGGTCGGCGAAGACCGTCAGGTGCGGGAAGCGATATTCGCGGTCGAAAGCGGAGACTGAGCGTTCGGCCATCGCGCGCAGCAACAGTGACTGAACCTGTGGACGCGATCGGTTGATCTCATTGAAAAAGAACGTGGTCAGTTTTTCGCCGTGGCGCAGCAACGGACCAGGATCGATACGCGGCTTGCCCTGCGCATCGACGAAGGTGTGATAAATCAGATCGCCAGGCATGAGGTCGATGGTACCTTCGATGCGCTCGAAATCGCCCCCCGTCGCTCGCCCGAATGCGCGGAGTACGGTGGTCTTGCCGACGCCTACGCCGCCTTCCAGTAAGACGTGTCCCCGCGCATACAGCGCAACGTTAATTAGATGAATCGTTTCGGCTTGGCCGACGACGGTATGCCCTACGGCGGCTTCCATCTTGAGGGCGTCGCTGCGCCAGTCTTGAAGTTTGCTTTCCGTTGCCATGGTTGGTGTAATG
Coding sequences within it:
- a CDS encoding phage integrase family protein; translated protein: MKTRETGPGSFPDDAELAALRGWYAGLAARAAVARYLGDRKIPGASSRGVLGQIRRRLIAFATNRHRTDLARVFAERSHVLPETAARAIETLRSLSPPEPHIADDIDAWLPPRVAAALQAHGIRTLAELTVRIPRRRRWWVAIAGLGTAGARCVEAFFASHPALTERARALVVGTPSGPIVPWEQLRVPHEVDGSHGQFRAPQHVCLLKASNDYEAVQFWLSLHESGATQRAYRKEAERLILWAIVERGCAPSSLTTDDAIAYRGFLRRPAPRERWIGPARPRHSGEWRPFSSPLSTRSAAYALTVLAALFRWLVEQRYVLANPFAGVKVRGAVRPGLDVTRDFTEGEWLLLRTIADGLEWSYGWSVPAAQRLRFLLDFGYATGLRASKLVGAALGDIRTDEHGDHWLHVVGKGGKPGKVALPRLARTALDHYLVQRKLPVTPTRWNPATRIVASLDEDGASIETSRLGRVLRRFFLLAADAIQDERPATADKLRRASPHWIRHTHASHALARGAELIMVRDNLRHASISTTSTYLHGDELKRARQFDQAFGPRSG
- a CDS encoding site-specific integrase, coding for MTPLRQRMIEDMRIRNLAANTQRAYLQQVSAFAQHFGRSPKLLGLEEVHDWQVHLIEVQRRSSSTLVVATAALRFLYNVTLKRDWSVNEIPMSKTPRKLPMILSQEEVSQFLEAIRSVKHRTVLMAVYAGGLRVSEATRLKVSDIDSERMMLRVEQGKGHTDRYVMLSPRLLQILRNYWCIGRPQCWLFPGRFLDQPVGTDVIRQACEDARRRAGISKPITPHSLRHAFATHLLESGTDVRTIQLLLGHCSLVTTQRYLKVATSTVCATTSPFDRLPQQLTTLICPEPSSTND
- a CDS encoding IS91 family transposase; amino-acid sequence: MMRAALEVADVLRRHGPTYREVHADSLSREQYRVMTAIEQCRTAALGGHVEQCDSCGHQRIAYNSCGNRHCPKCQSLARAQWLEDRQADVLPVPYFHVVFTLPEKIASIAFQNKRVVYDLLFQATAETLHTIAADPHHLGATIGFIAILHTWGQNLVHHPHLHCVVPGGGLAPDGSRWVACKPGFFLPVRVLSRLFRRLFLERLEHAFDMGELRFFSSLAPLAERGEFAHYLAGARHAEWVVYAKEPFGGPEQVLDYLGRYTHRVAISNNRLVGLTDGHVTFRWKDYRHPGRPRLMRLDAHEFIRRFLLHVLPRGLQRIRHYGLLCNRLRESRLSVCRHLLNVEPTSDTCSAPEPDYRDRYAKLTGRSLHDCPVCSRGRMLCIERLLPGAPPRAPPANPR
- a CDS encoding VWA domain-containing protein — translated: MRAFLLWRNWAVVAAVPLLAAAVWMPGVMFQRNVFSYIVTFDITQSMDVEDVGIGSAPVSRLEFARAAVREGLQRLPCGSKLGWSIFTGQSTLLLVPPIEVCGNFDALLASLNRIGGDMRWTNWSRVAEGGVYSAVRTATSVGHDASVLFFTDGQEAPPVLPGDQRVRDIPREQVKGWLIGVGGDQPVPIPRTDRNGKPIGYWRADEVIQVPAQSRARGVGESHEELSELRGQYLSSVAKQVGFEYCRLRAPQDLIAAMMDKRYAHRERVPTSLNWIPAVLALVLLVWRFLPRTH
- a CDS encoding VWA domain-containing protein, with the translated sequence MTAMSVDFLRPWLLILLPLSFLPLMSNRSEAFAYSFIDWLPHDTLGTLIERLRRLCAMLSMLAIIAGLAGPGRMNVHVVRISTASEILILMDRSASMDAVMSKTPVIESSGQSKNAVARHSLERFVAERRDDRLAFMMFGISPILAVPFTANHRIIDAALAGTGIGRGTPDTRLDRGLIAATRQFDGDSRYVGRRAIVLVSDGGAHLDADARAAIASGLARNRIALYFVYLRSGLYSPDLTKRSPADDRSEEAELHRYFLGLASPYRLYQAEDATAMAAAMAEIDKQHNSLISFEERLPRQDLSAACFAVALIACAALLGLRFVQVRSW
- a CDS encoding DUF58 domain-containing protein, whose amino-acid sequence is MKDPVEFHYRLPGRAKGFRPGSHPGTSFGAGQEFAMHARLFDHPDPRRLDLRASLRAVPQQWLVRLHLQRVAVPVQVVVDVSISMRFGTGGTKLDLAADFVQALGYSAFRAGDQVGMLAFDHDAREDLFVPARHGRVVGDEMAALLRQCIELPQTMRGDAAVACTLDRLAGSRGLVFFVSDFHWPLTRLDAAMERLVRARVVPIVIWHKAEIEPPVAGRFLPVCDMETGSQRALWLRPRLAQQWQENVARRRAELKAAFGRSGAYPFFVEGAFDAEALSRHFLETTP
- a CDS encoding MoxR family ATPase; amino-acid sequence: MATESKLQDWRSDALKMEAAVGHTVVGQAETIHLINVALYARGHVLLEGGVGVGKTTVLRAFGRATGGDFERIEGTIDLMPGDLIYHTFVDAQGKPRIDPGPLLRHGEKLTTFFFNEINRSRPQVQSLLLRAMAERSVSAFDREYRFPHLTVFADRNKVEKEETFELASAARDRFLFELNMPTPSAREVRRALVFDPAFHDVDTLLQSVPEAVIDAARLNDIGAMIQRSVTLSPSIEKYVLDIWQATETPQRFGIELDGVDMERLILAGASARGMSALVRAVRVNAWLDGRLDVLPEDVHRVLLPALGHRVFFTPVYEMRRHELSEALIAMIVQRVAVP